The DNA window CCTTGTCCATTTCTTGGCTAATACCAAGCAATTCTTCTGCATTGCAGCCATCCATATCATCAGTAAGCCTATTTAGCTGTTCTCTCAGCCCTTCCATCCGTTTTTCTACTTCATACATGCGTATATCCCCCAATTCTTTGATTATGGAGCAAATCATAATATTATGCTTGCTCCATAAATATCCTAATCTATTATTTGATTAACTCAAAAACTGGGTTAATAATTTGCTGCATTACATCAATAAAACCGTAATCAGTTACTGCATATTCAGGTATAGCAGCTAGACATATAAAGGAAAGAAACATAAACGGAATGCTTATAGTACAGCCTAGTTCGTGGATTTTAGAATTCAATATTTTTTTCTGTGAAGCTAGTTCCCATGCATCTAAATCTGATAGCAGACCTAAAATAGGATACTCCACTTCGCAAATAACCTCACCATTGTTAACTAGGACCTGACCTCCTTGGATATCTGCTATACGATTTACAGCAAGAGCCATGTCTTCAAAATTGGTTCCTAAAACTATTATATTGTGATTATCATGACCTACTGATGATGCAATCGCACCAGATTTTAAATTAAACCCCCCCATAAAGGCCTTGCCAATATTTCCATTTTTCCCATGACGTTCTACCTGTGCTATGTATAAAATATCCTGTTCTAAATCGCATTCAACAACTCCATCTTTAACAGGTAGTATAGCTTCCTGCCCAAATGTAATAGGTATCCAATCTAAAGTACGCATTACTTTTACTTTTGCTTCCTTAGCCTCTTTGTCCACCTTGATCATAAGGTCCTCAGCTGTAATTTTTTTAGACAATTTAATAGTGTTGAGAAGACAAGCTTTATGCTCTACCTTATCATAGCACTTGATTAGCTTGCTGTCTTCAACTACTAAATTTCCGCCTGATATTACAGACAATACCTTGAAGTCTTCTGGACCCTCTGAAATAATAATATCTGCACGTCTTCCAGGAGCCAAAGCTCCTATCTCTCTATCTAAATTAAATGCTCTTGCTGCATTTACAGTTACCATCTGTACAGCAGTAACAAAATCAATGCCATTTTTCAAAGCAGTACGTACAGCATCATCCAAATGTCCTCTTTCTACTGCATCAACAGTATGTAAATCATCCGTTACAATACTGCACATAGTTGAATCTAGCTTATGCTCTGTAATAGCCTTTAAACATTCTGTCATATTTCTCGCTGCTGAGCCCTCACGCATCATCAAATGACAACCTGCACGTAGTCTTTCAATTGCATCCTCTGTGCTAAGAGATTCATGATCAGTACTGACGCCCGCTGACATACAGGCATTCATAGCTGGTCCCTTCATCCTCCGGAAGATGTCCTTGAAGTGATTTTCCCATAGACGAGGCTATTTCCATTGCTTTAATTAGTTCTGCATTTCCCTGCAGGAGATACGGTGCAACAATTTCAGATAGTCCCACTGCATCCCTATGACTAAGTGCCTTTTTTATGATTTCACTATTAAAGAAGCCTCCACTTGTTTCTAGTCCAGGAGCAAATGGTACATGAGAAGGCACTACAAAATAAATTTTAAGATCAGTTGCTTGTGCTTCATCTAGAACTGCTTCTATGGCTTCCAGTCCTCCAACAACACCAACCTCATGCATATCAGCCATTACTGCTGTAGTACCATGTGTCAGAACTATTTCAGCAAAACTCCTAATGCTCAAATTTGTGCTTTCAGGATGGATATGTCCATCAATAAAGCCTGGAAGAAGGTACTTACCTTTTGCATCAATAATCTTAGTATCTTCGCCAATACAATATTTAATATCTCCTACTGCAGCTATTTTTCCGTTAGAAACCGCAACTCCACCATCATACACTTCTTTCGAATAAACATTAACAATTTTCCCGTTTACAACAGCTAAATCAGCTTTTTTCATTCCCATAGAAACAGTCACTAATTGTTTGTCCATTCTTAACCCTCCATTTTAATTAATTTGTATTTTAATCTATAATACTATCCTTATATATATGGAAACCTATGAGGCAGCTGTATTCCAGCACGCTTATAAATCGCCGCTGCTCTTTTCTTAGCTTCATTTAAAATTGCACTTTCATCCACTGTCAATATTTTGCGCTCTCTCATAATCCACTTTCCATCGCATATGGTACTTTCAACATTAGATGAATGCATAGAAGTAACTAGATTTGCAATATTATCGTGAAGAGGAAGCATCCCCGGAGAATCAGGATTTATGATTATCATATCGGCCTTTTTACCAACCTCAATAGAGCCAATACTATTTTCTTCAAGAATAGCCTTGGCGCCATTTACGGTAACCATCCTAATAATTTCCTCAGCCTTCATAATAGTAGGATCTAACCTCCAGCCCTTATGAATAAGAGAAGTAAGCCACATTTCATCAATTAGATCCATACGATTGCTAGATGGAGCTCCATCAGTTCCAAGAGTTACACAGATGCCCTCTTTAAGCATTCTTGGTATCTTAGCAAATCCAAGTACTCTCATTGCAGCAGCTGGATTGTGTGAAACCTTGACCTGCTTATCTCTAAAGATATCCACTTCCTCATCAGTAAGCCAAACTGTATGAACTGCAAGAAAGTTTTTGTCAAGAACACCTAAGTTATCTAGATGTTTTACAATAGTAGCCCCTCTCGTTTCTAGTGCAAATTCAACTTCCTCCTTTACTTCTGCCACATGCATATGTACACCTACACCATATTTATCTGCAAGCTCCTTAGTTTGAATAATCAAATCATCAGAGTTATTAAAAATAGTACGCAATCCAAACCAGACTTGAACACGGCCATCAGCGGTATTGTGAAACTTACGTAAATCCTCCTCCTGTTTTTCAAGCTCTTCTCGTGTTGTTTTCTGCCAACGTGCAGGTAAGCCTTCTCCACAATCCATGACTGATTTTGCAAGCTTGGCACGAATTCCAATCTCACC is part of the Proteiniborus sp. MB09-C3 genome and encodes:
- a CDS encoding adenine deaminase C-terminal domain-containing protein, giving the protein MNACMSAGVSTDHESLSTEDAIERLRAGCHLMMREGSAARNMTECLKAITEHKLDSTMCSIVTDDLHTVDAVERGHLDDAVRTALKNGIDFVTAVQMVTVNAARAFNLDREIGALAPGRRADIIISEGPEDFKVLSVISGGNLVVEDSKLIKCYDKVEHKACLLNTIKLSKKITAEDLMIKVDKEAKEAKVKVMRTLDWIPITFGQEAILPVKDGVVECDLEQDILYIAQVERHGKNGNIGKAFMGGFNLKSGAIASSVGHDNHNIIVLGTNFEDMALAVNRIADIQGGQVLVNNGEVICEVEYPILGLLSDLDAWELASQKKILNSKIHELGCTISIPFMFLSFICLAAIPEYAVTDYGFIDVMQQIINPVFELIK
- a CDS encoding amidohydrolase family protein, translated to MDKQLVTVSMGMKKADLAVVNGKIVNVYSKEVYDGGVAVSNGKIAAVGDIKYCIGEDTKIIDAKGKYLLPGFIDGHIHPESTNLSIRSFAEIVLTHGTTAVMADMHEVGVVGGLEAIEAVLDEAQATDLKIYFVVPSHVPFAPGLETSGGFFNSEIIKKALSHRDAVGLSEIVAPYLLQGNAELIKAMEIASSMGKSLQGHLPEDEGTSYECLYVSGRQY
- a CDS encoding amidohydrolase gives rise to the protein MRQILLKNGFVVSMNKKEQVYTQGSILIENDRIKAVGDVEQSLIASDAEIVDVKGKIIMPGLINTHVHTSQQLGRGLGDDVNLLTWLHERIFPYESNLTEEDSYISTLLCCLEQIRAGVTSFAEPGGQFVSSMAKAVGEIGIRAKLAKSVMDCGEGLPARWQKTTREELEKQEEDLRKFHNTADGRVQVWFGLRTIFNNSDDLIIQTKELADKYGVGVHMHVAEVKEEVEFALETRGATIVKHLDNLGVLDKNFLAVHTVWLTDEEVDIFRDKQVKVSHNPAAAMRVLGFAKIPRMLKEGICVTLGTDGAPSSNRMDLIDEMWLTSLIHKGWRLDPTIMKAEEIIRMVTVNGAKAILEENSIGSIEVGKKADMIIINPDSPGMLPLHDNIANLVTSMHSSNVESTICDGKWIMRERKILTVDESAILNEAKKRAAAIYKRAGIQLPHRFPYI
- a CDS encoding Spo0E family sporulation regulatory protein-aspartic acid phosphatase, whose translation is MYEVEKRMEGLREQLNRLTDDMDGCNAEELLGISQEMDKVIYEYIKVKKE